The following coding sequences lie in one Miscanthus floridulus cultivar M001 chromosome 9, ASM1932011v1, whole genome shotgun sequence genomic window:
- the LOC136484168 gene encoding disease resistance protein PIK6-NP-like isoform X1 — MRLYGGEDKCPAHHPEEASKKILDKCGGVPLAIITMASLLVGKSREDWFEVCSSPGFYRGRENKQVDDTVWILSLSYYVLPSHLKTCLLYLSVYPEDYEIEKDSLIWKWVAEGFIEKKTGTSQFQRGEEYFHQLINRNMIQGVESEEEGIIHCCRVHDMVLDLIRGLAGEENFITISNEDGGTSSRHKVRRIAHQNRILLDQSHPDSHKDMTQLRSLVARQCDIRGLVLHPSIKLLRVLSLERCTSPKYGRRWLEHLGKLVHLRYLGLRGTNVEELPEAIGALKLLQTLDLEDTELHQLLSSVSLLTRLVCIRCDECTKVPDGFLQKVTSLEELQISVRMLSFESKRQFLKELGNQSLLRVLRGFGMGRLDERVQAELLKSLGNLQELQHLDLHVFLFSEISLASTEWDKVVLSEHLRHLHIQSIWFPCVPSFIDPTLLPNLCYLELRVDHMDKAGLRALGGLPELHFLCIRLADYGMASDKQAAVVNIAAHHVFFHKLRIHKLYDWMVQLATNDDSTSASFSIWKEEQDAAMVFDSKAEDAGYSSKVAPAPVVMPNLHDLWFTVPVRAFYKDGHATRSDNLGLDLECLPSLRYVEARLDCEDGFPDDLDKAEAELRRQAELHPNSSALTLNVYHV; from the coding sequence ATGAGGCTATATGGCGGTGAAGACAAATGTCCTGCTCATCATCCTGAAGAGGCATCCAAAAAAATTCTGGACAAATGTGGCGGTGTGCCATTAGCTATCATCACAATGGCTAGCTTGTTGGTGGGCAAATCAAGAGAGGATTGGTTTGAGGTCTGCAGCTCTCCTGGTTTCTATCGTGGCAGAGAGAACAAGCAAGTAGATGATACTGTGTGGATATTGTCCCTTAGCTACTATGTTCTGCCTTCTCATCTGAAGACCTGCTTACTATACCTAAGTGTGTATCCCGAAGACTATGAGATCGAGAAAGATTCTTTGATATGGAAATGGGTAGCAGAAGGCTTTATAGAGAAGAAAACAGGAACAAGCCAGTTTCAGCGGGGAGAGGAATACTTCCATCAGCTCATAAACAGAAACATGATCCAAGGGGTAGAGTCAGAAGAGGAAGGCATCATACATTGCTGCCGTGTTCATGACATGGTCCTTGATCTTATTCGTGGTCTGGCAGGTGAAGAAAACTTTATCACTATCTCAAATGAGGATGGAGGAACATCATCACGACACAAGGTGCGCCGGATAGCACACCAGAACAGGATATTGCTGGATCAATCTCATCCTGACAGTCATAAGGACATGACACAACTGAGGTCACTGGTTGCTCGTCAGTGTGATATCCGTGGTTTGGTATTGCATCCGAGCATTAAACTCTTACGTGTGCTATCATTAGAGAGGTGCACATCACCTAAGTATGGCAGGCGCTGGCTTGAGCATCTTGGGAAACTAGTTCATCTGAGGTACCTAGGGCTACGAGGTACAAATGTCGAAGAGCTCCCCGAGGCGATAGGAGCTCTAAAGCTTCTACAGACACTGGACTTAGAGGACACCGAACTACATCAGCTGCTATCGAGCGTTAGCCTGCTAACACGGTTGGTCTGCATAAGATGTGATGAATGCACGAAGGTGCCCGATGGGTTCCTCCAGAAGGTGACGTCACTAGAGGAGCTACAGATAAGTGTTCGCATGCTGTCTTTTGAGTCCAAGAGGCAATTTTTGAAGGAGCTGGGCAACCAGAGCCTACTGAGGGTGCTCCGTGGGTTTGGCATGGGCAGGCTGGATGAGAGAGTGCAGGCAGAACTTTTGAAGTCACTAGGCAATCTGCAGGAGCTCCAGCATCTGGATCTGCATGTTTTTCTATTCTCTGAAATTAGCCTTGCCTCAACGGAGTGGGACAAAGTCGTGCTTTCGGAACATCTCAGGCATCTCCATATACAAAGCATCTGGTTCCCTTGTGTGCCATCATTCATAGATCCCACGCTTCTCCCCAACCTTTGCTACTTGGAGTTGCGTGTGGATCATATGGACAAGGCCGGTCTGAGAGCCTTGGGTGGGCTGCCAGAACTCCATTTTCTCTGTATTCGACTGGCGGATTATGGTATGGCATCTGATAAGCAGGCTGCGGTAGTTAATATTGCTGCCCATCATGTCTTCTTCCACAAGTTGAGAATCCACAAGTTGTATGACTGGATGGTTCAGTTGGCGACCAATGATGACTCGACTAGTGCTTCATTTAGCATCTGGAAGGAAGAACAGGATGCTGCTATGGTATTTGATTCCAAAGCAGAGGACGCGGGCTACAGCAGCAAAGTAGCGCCGGCCCCTGTTGTGATGCCAAACCTCCACGACCTTTGGTTCACTGTCCCAGTCAGGGCTTTCTACAAGGATGGGCATGCTACCCGGAGTGACAATCTCGGCTTGGACTTGGAGTGCCTCCCTTCGCTACGCTATGTCGAGGCACGTCTCGACTGTGAGGATGGCTTCCCTGATGACTTGGACAAGGCAGAGGCTGAGCTAAGGCGCCAAGCAGAACTCCATCCCAATAGTTCCGCACTCACCCTCAACGTATATCATGTTTAG